One Budorcas taxicolor isolate Tak-1 chromosome 6, Takin1.1, whole genome shotgun sequence DNA segment encodes these proteins:
- the CABS1 gene encoding calcium-binding and spermatid-specific protein 1 has translation MAEDGLPKIFSHPPAESTKTTEATIFFGADNTIPKSETTITSEGDHVTSVNDYMLENDFATTTGNKLIPPKERLKLEDDVESHLEKEFSTLMDIKNPMANESITENFLPVKTGNISSTDAISLIDFSTDIAKEDILLDTIDPGDKDVSLTSEVSGTPKESTAGIADTPILPTTMGKSDVSNYSSSVKFKVAADGNAHITDSSVPEAEITPATERNLTTIPDIVALAEEKITEIDLILPENDPSVVPKLTDSDEEKFITVFELTTTAERDKDNPEDILLTDEESTDGVSVWMERDMANEEESHSVLLTAVESRYDFVIPASVAMNLTEDSLTEEDLPENNRMESVTKNTDELSGTTDLDAFNHKEDNFTTETGVFKLLKEEPDEFLI, from the coding sequence ATGGCTGAAGATGGTTTGCCAAAAATTTTTTCTCATCCTCCAGCAGAAAGCACTAAGACAACTGAGGCAACCATCTTCTTTGGGGCTGACAACACTATTCCTAAATCAGAAACAACTATTACATCAGAAGGAGACCATGTTACTTCAGTAAATGACTATATGCTAGAAAATGATTTTGCAACAACTACAGGCAACAAGCTTATACCACCAAAGGAAAGACTAAAATTAGAAGATGATGTTGAATCCCACCTGGAGAAAGAATTTTCCACTCTGATGGACATTAAAAACCCAATGGCTAATGAGTCTATCACTGAAAACTTCTTGCCAGTGAAAACTGGTAATATCTCATCAACAGATGCCATTTCCTTAATCGATTTTTCCACTGACATAGCAAAAGAAGATATTCTCTTGGATACCATTGACCCAGGGGATAAAGACGTGTCACTAACATCTGAAGTCTCTGGCACACCAAAGGAAAGCACAGCTGGCATTGCTGACACCCCGATCCTTCCAACTACAATGGGTAAATCTGATGTAAGCAATTATAGTTCCTCAGTTAAGTTCAAAGTCGCTGCTGATGGGAATGCCCATATTACTgattcctctgtccctgaggCTGAAATCACTCCAGCTACTGAAAGAAACCTCACCACTATTCCAGACATAGTTGCCCTTGCAgaagagaaaataacagaaattgacttaattcttccagaaaatgacCCCAGTGTTGTGCCTAAACTAACTGATTCTGATGAAGAAAAGTTCATCACTGTGTTTGAACTCACTACCACTGCTGAAAGAGACAAAGATAACCCAGAAGATATTCTGCTAACTGATGAGGAGTCTACAGATGGAGTCAGTGTTTGGATGGAGAGGGATATGGCAAATGAAGAAGAGAGTCATTCTGTTTTGCTTACTGCTGTAGAATCCAGATATGACTTCGTCATCCCTGCATCAGTAGCGATGAACCTCACGGAAGATTCCCTTACAGAAGAAGATCTGcctgaaaataatagaatggaatcTGTAACTAAAAATACTGACGAATTGTCAGGAACTACTGATCTAGATGCAttcaaccataaagaagacaaTTTCACAACTGAAACGGGTGTCTTTAAACTACTGAAAGAAGAACCAGATGAGTTCCTGATTTga